In one Limosilactobacillus oris genomic region, the following are encoded:
- the dnaB gene encoding replicative DNA helicase, with the protein MDNAPMQEEPRDLEAEKAVLGAAFLSKNALADAMEYLEAPDFYRRAHQIIFEKMVDLYEDDQPIDPITMNSALMKDNQTENVGGPAYIAELASSVPSARDVSYYAKIVHDKATRRRLIEVATKIINDSYADNQQLGDLLDTAERDVMQVSEGSSQTSFKKISTVLDESLSHIDELSQQQSDVTGLKTGYQQLDEMTTGLHKDELVIIAARPAVGKTAFALNIAQNVATRTEDGKRTTVAIFSLEMGAESLVNRMLCAEGNINANHLRTGQLTPEEWESMYMAMGTLSNAQIYIDDTPGVKVAEIRARCRRLAKEKGNLGLIVIDYLQLIEGSNPDNRQQEVSEISRQLKKLAKELEVPVIALSQLSRGVEQRQDKRPVLSDIRESGSIEQDADIVSFLYRDDYYEHEGEDDDDQQGGSPAQQEDDADAANVSEVEVIIEKNRSGPRGTVKLLFAKSYNKFASVAYVPEDHQ; encoded by the coding sequence ATGGATAATGCACCCATGCAAGAAGAGCCCCGCGATTTAGAAGCTGAAAAAGCAGTTCTGGGAGCTGCTTTTTTAAGTAAAAACGCGCTGGCCGATGCAATGGAATATTTGGAGGCGCCCGATTTCTACCGGCGGGCCCACCAGATTATTTTTGAAAAGATGGTCGACCTGTATGAGGACGACCAGCCAATTGATCCCATCACGATGAATAGCGCTCTGATGAAGGACAACCAGACGGAAAACGTCGGTGGACCTGCCTACATCGCGGAGCTGGCCTCGTCAGTGCCATCCGCCCGCGACGTCAGTTACTACGCGAAAATCGTTCATGATAAGGCGACCCGCCGCCGGCTGATTGAAGTGGCAACGAAGATTATCAACGATAGCTACGCCGATAACCAGCAGCTTGGCGACTTGCTCGACACGGCAGAGCGGGACGTGATGCAGGTATCTGAGGGGAGCAGTCAGACCTCCTTTAAGAAAATTAGCACGGTCCTGGATGAATCCCTGAGCCACATTGATGAGCTGTCCCAGCAGCAGAGTGATGTCACCGGCTTGAAAACCGGCTACCAGCAGCTGGATGAGATGACGACTGGATTGCACAAGGATGAGCTGGTCATCATCGCTGCGCGGCCGGCCGTGGGGAAGACCGCCTTCGCACTGAACATTGCCCAGAATGTCGCCACCCGGACTGAGGACGGCAAACGAACGACGGTGGCAATCTTCAGCCTGGAAATGGGCGCGGAATCACTGGTTAACCGGATGCTATGTGCTGAGGGAAACATTAACGCTAACCACCTGCGGACGGGGCAACTGACCCCCGAAGAGTGGGAGAGTATGTACATGGCGATGGGAACCCTGTCGAATGCCCAGATTTATATTGACGATACGCCCGGGGTGAAGGTCGCTGAAATTCGGGCCCGGTGCCGGCGGCTAGCCAAGGAAAAGGGTAACCTGGGCTTGATCGTGATCGACTACCTCCAGCTGATTGAAGGGAGCAACCCCGACAACCGGCAGCAGGAAGTTTCCGAAATTTCCCGGCAGCTCAAGAAGCTGGCAAAGGAGCTGGAAGTACCAGTAATTGCCCTCTCCCAGCTTTCCCGGGGAGTCGAACAGCGCCAGGACAAACGGCCGGTGCTGTCTGATATTCGTGAATCAGGGTCAATTGAACAGGATGCCGATATTGTCAGTTTCCTCTACCGTGACGACTATTATGAACACGAGGGGGAAGATGACGATGACCAGCAGGGTGGCAGTCCGGCCCAACAGGAGGATGATGCCGACGCGGCCAACGTCAGTGAAGTCGAAGTCATTATTGAAAAGAACCGTAGTGGTCCGCGGGGAACGGTCAAGCTCTTGTTTGCCAAGTCGTATAACAAGTTTGCTTCCGTTGCTTACGTACCAGAGGACCACCAGTAA
- a CDS encoding MDR family MFS transporter, which yields MQTKSAVKLKWLLISMFISSLGNSFVWPLTTIYMHEQLHETLTMSGIVLLFYSGANVVGSYLSGNLFDRHNPHWLLFGGTVVATIIIALLIFFNGWPIYAVLLTMIGFFNGWIITMINSYATKVGRDGRYVFNMLYFASNLGMVIGTTIVGPLYQYAHGSVSPLFAFTTVFYTLLAVITLTCFGNGEPAPVSASAASDKAAAKRVSVPRANLWICWTFFISLCVIWTMYEQWSSNLSVFMTEQGISMTKYSLLWTINGILIVVAQLVLSWLDRWHINPYLLVYIGTLTIALSFVLLLVAKSYAWYILAMVVLTIGEATVIPTMPAIVNSLSPVAVKGKYQGILNAYSSLGKAFGPLFGGVIIGLSSYHVLFIICALAIFALELVIFLVVRSKRPATKEY from the coding sequence ATGCAAACGAAGAGCGCGGTAAAGTTGAAATGGTTATTGATCAGTATGTTTATCAGCAGCCTCGGCAACAGTTTTGTCTGGCCACTGACCACCATTTATATGCATGAACAGCTCCACGAAACGTTGACGATGTCCGGGATTGTCCTGCTCTTCTACTCCGGCGCCAACGTGGTCGGCAGCTACCTGAGTGGTAACCTCTTTGACCGCCATAACCCCCACTGGCTCCTGTTCGGCGGGACCGTCGTGGCAACCATCATCATTGCCCTGCTGATCTTTTTCAACGGCTGGCCAATTTACGCCGTTTTGCTGACGATGATTGGCTTTTTTAATGGTTGGATCATTACAATGATTAATTCCTATGCAACGAAGGTGGGCCGTGATGGCCGCTACGTCTTCAACATGTTATACTTTGCCAGCAACCTGGGGATGGTGATCGGGACGACGATCGTGGGCCCGCTCTACCAGTACGCCCACGGGAGTGTATCGCCACTGTTTGCCTTTACGACAGTCTTTTACACGCTCTTGGCGGTAATTACTCTGACCTGCTTTGGCAACGGCGAACCGGCGCCGGTCAGTGCCAGCGCTGCTTCAGATAAGGCGGCAGCGAAGAGGGTTAGTGTTCCCCGGGCGAACCTCTGGATTTGCTGGACCTTCTTTATCAGTCTCTGCGTAATCTGGACGATGTATGAACAGTGGTCCAGCAACCTGTCCGTCTTTATGACCGAACAGGGAATCTCGATGACCAAGTATAGTCTGCTGTGGACGATTAACGGGATTTTGATTGTGGTGGCGCAGCTGGTGTTATCCTGGCTGGACCGCTGGCACATCAACCCCTACCTGCTGGTTTACATCGGGACGCTGACGATTGCCCTGTCCTTTGTCCTCTTGCTGGTGGCAAAGTCATACGCCTGGTACATTCTCGCGATGGTGGTCCTGACAATTGGCGAAGCGACGGTGATTCCAACGATGCCGGCAATTGTCAATAGCCTCTCGCCGGTGGCCGTCAAGGGGAAGTACCAGGGAATCCTGAACGCTTATTCTTCCCTTGGGAAGGCCTTTGGACCACTGTTTGGTGGGGTCATTATCGGCCTGAGCTCGTACCACGTACTGTTTATTATTTGCGCACTGGCTATCTTTGCCCTCGAACTGGTGATTTTCTTGGTCGTCCGGAGCAAGCGGCCAGCTACCAAGGAGTATTAG
- a CDS encoding NAD(P)-dependent alcohol dehydrogenase, with protein sequence MKIKAAVVDKKGAKFDIRDDVELAEMQPDDLQVHMVATGICHSDEALRKGDAEIGYPIILGHEGSGIVEKVGSEVKDFKPGDHVILSFYGCGNCINCLKGKPTKCLNYAANNLSGVRPDGSAHFTEDGHQVDDMFDQSSFTTTTVVRERNAVKVPKDLDLRKLGPLGCGYVTGSGTVFNTLKPEPGSTIAVTGTGAVGLAAMMAGKISGCTKVIAIDRVPERLELAKELGATDAINTNDQDMVKAIQDLTDSKGVDYIVDTTGVTKVMEDAIQALAQGGVLAAIAVTAQHIDVNTWNDLCPADRTIVGVNMGDSIPQVDIPRLIEFYKLGMFDFDKTEKFYDFDQINEANADSVSGKTIKPVLIIDKDYQPGD encoded by the coding sequence ATGAAAATCAAAGCTGCTGTTGTAGACAAGAAAGGCGCTAAGTTTGATATTCGTGACGACGTTGAATTGGCAGAGATGCAACCAGATGACCTCCAGGTTCACATGGTAGCCACCGGGATCTGCCACTCCGATGAGGCCCTGCGGAAGGGTGATGCCGAAATCGGCTACCCAATTATCTTGGGTCACGAAGGTTCCGGGATCGTTGAAAAAGTCGGCTCCGAAGTTAAGGACTTCAAGCCGGGCGACCACGTTATCCTGTCCTTCTACGGCTGTGGTAACTGTATCAACTGTTTGAAGGGGAAGCCAACCAAGTGTTTGAACTACGCTGCTAACAACCTCTCCGGGGTTCGTCCTGACGGCAGTGCCCACTTCACCGAGGATGGTCACCAGGTCGACGATATGTTTGACCAATCATCATTCACCACGACGACCGTGGTTCGGGAACGGAACGCCGTTAAGGTTCCAAAAGACCTTGACCTGCGGAAACTTGGACCTCTAGGCTGTGGGTACGTCACTGGCTCCGGGACCGTCTTTAACACCTTAAAGCCTGAACCAGGTTCGACCATCGCGGTTACTGGGACTGGTGCCGTTGGCCTGGCTGCCATGATGGCTGGTAAGATTTCCGGCTGCACGAAGGTTATCGCTATTGACCGGGTACCAGAACGGCTGGAACTGGCAAAGGAGCTGGGTGCGACCGACGCCATCAACACCAATGACCAGGACATGGTCAAGGCTATCCAGGACTTGACTGACAGCAAGGGAGTTGACTACATCGTTGATACCACCGGTGTTACCAAGGTCATGGAAGATGCTATCCAAGCGCTGGCGCAAGGTGGGGTTCTGGCAGCGATTGCCGTTACTGCCCAACACATTGACGTCAACACCTGGAACGACCTTTGCCCAGCGGACCGGACCATCGTCGGTGTCAACATGGGTGACTCAATCCCGCAAGTTGATATTCCACGTCTGATTGAATTCTATAAGCTCGGGATGTTCGACTTTGACAAGACCGAAAAGTTCTACGACTTTGACCAGATTAACGAAGCCAACGCCGACTCAGTATCCGGCAAGACCATCAAGCCAGTGCTGATTATCGACAAGGACTACCAGCCGGGTGACTAG
- the aldA gene encoding aldehyde dehydrogenase: MATPHYKMYINGKFVDTDSGEKITVISPNDESVLGTVPSATVEETRAAIDAATEAEKSWHRVPAPTRGMYLHKLAEEIRKDPEPWIKNLQVEQGKIRSLAETEVNFTADYFDYMAAAGRTYKGEVIQSDNKDETILLKRMPIGVIAGILPWNFPFFLIARKMAPALVTGNTIVLKPSSDTPIGALEFAKLCDKVGIPAGVVNFVTGPGSVVGNELSKNPKIGMASLTGSVSAGKRIMSAAAEHVGEVSLELGGNAPAIVCDDADIDEAVKDIIGSRFDNNGELCNNVQRVYVQEGVADEFMEKLVAGVKAITTGDTVKNPDIGMGPLINKAALDKVDSQVKQAVKEGAKVVVGGKPMEGKGFFYEPTILTNVTQEGSAIQDEIFGPVLPVMTFKNLKDAVEMCNDSTMGLTSGIFTKSLDRAAYAINEIQAGETYVNRNYFEAMQGYHAGVKESGIGGSDGMHGILECTDTKVCYIQRHPEDI; the protein is encoded by the coding sequence TTGGCTACACCACACTACAAGATGTACATTAATGGCAAATTTGTTGATACGGACTCCGGTGAAAAGATCACGGTCATCAGCCCAAACGATGAGTCTGTGCTTGGGACGGTTCCAAGCGCCACGGTTGAAGAGACCAGGGCCGCAATTGATGCCGCTACCGAAGCGGAAAAGTCCTGGCACCGGGTTCCCGCACCGACCCGGGGGATGTACCTCCACAAGCTGGCTGAGGAAATCCGCAAGGACCCAGAACCGTGGATCAAGAACCTGCAAGTTGAACAGGGGAAGATTCGTTCGCTAGCTGAAACGGAAGTCAACTTTACGGCTGACTACTTTGACTACATGGCCGCTGCTGGCCGGACCTACAAGGGCGAGGTTATCCAATCCGATAACAAGGACGAGACAATTTTGCTCAAGCGGATGCCAATTGGGGTCATTGCTGGCATCCTGCCATGGAACTTCCCATTCTTCCTGATTGCGCGGAAGATGGCGCCAGCTTTGGTCACCGGGAACACCATCGTTTTGAAGCCGAGTTCCGACACGCCAATTGGTGCCCTAGAATTCGCCAAGCTCTGTGACAAGGTTGGCATTCCAGCCGGGGTTGTCAACTTTGTCACCGGGCCAGGTTCCGTGGTTGGCAACGAGCTGTCTAAGAACCCAAAGATCGGCATGGCGAGCCTGACTGGTTCCGTCAGCGCCGGGAAGCGGATCATGTCCGCCGCTGCAGAACACGTTGGTGAGGTTTCCCTCGAACTAGGTGGAAACGCACCAGCAATCGTCTGTGATGACGCCGACATTGATGAAGCCGTTAAGGACATCATTGGTTCGCGGTTCGACAACAACGGTGAACTGTGCAATAACGTTCAGCGGGTTTACGTCCAGGAAGGCGTGGCCGATGAGTTCATGGAGAAGCTGGTCGCTGGTGTTAAGGCCATTACCACTGGTGACACCGTTAAGAACCCTGACATTGGCATGGGCCCGCTGATTAACAAGGCGGCCCTCGACAAGGTCGACAGCCAGGTTAAGCAGGCCGTTAAGGAAGGGGCCAAGGTCGTTGTTGGCGGTAAGCCAATGGAAGGCAAGGGCTTCTTCTACGAACCAACCATTTTGACCAACGTTACCCAGGAAGGTTCCGCTATTCAGGACGAAATCTTCGGCCCCGTTCTGCCAGTCATGACCTTCAAGAACTTAAAGGATGCCGTTGAAATGTGCAACGACAGCACGATGGGGCTGACCTCCGGGATCTTCACCAAGAGCCTCGACCGGGCAGCCTACGCGATCAACGAAATCCAAGCCGGTGAAACCTACGTTAACCGGAACTACTTCGAAGCTATGCAAGGCTACCACGCTGGGGTTAAAGAATCTGGTATCGGTGGTTCTGATGGGATGCACGGTATTCTGGAGTGCACTGACACGAAGGTTTGCTACATCCAACGCCATCCCGAAGACATTTAA
- a CDS encoding L-cystine transporter, producing the protein MQTFIIVIIAAIIMAGMVYLHRRHWGFNKLVFLALALGIIGGSAIQLIYGPNSKTVTNAIDWINIVGNGYIALLQMLVIPLVFVSLVSAFTRLKAKTNLKKMTANVLGILLSTTAIASLLGIMSVIIFNLQGAGFIKGMAANSTAVEAIKTHQETLKGLTLPQQITNLLPTNIFADFAGTRSSSTIAVVIFSLMVGIAYLWLRDNQAEEAHVFAKGIAALQGIVSRLVKMVLELTPYGIFALMVKATATSSFASIAKLGTFIVAAYVAIIAMFLVHTLILMANRINPVTYYKKAWPALVFAFTSRTSAGTLPLNVKIQRDSLGVSSPVANFAASFGLTIGQNGCAGIYPSMVAAIIAPTAGINVLSWQFILTLMAIDVIASFGVAGVGGGATFTTLMVLGTLNLPVAIMGVLIAIDPIIDMARTALNVNDSILAGVVTAKNMDELDYDKLGNRKNIVANEL; encoded by the coding sequence ATGCAAACATTCATCATTGTCATCATCGCCGCCATCATTATGGCCGGCATGGTTTACTTGCACCGCCGCCACTGGGGCTTTAATAAACTGGTTTTCCTCGCCCTCGCGTTGGGAATCATCGGTGGTAGTGCCATCCAACTGATTTACGGGCCGAATAGCAAGACGGTCACGAACGCGATTGATTGGATCAACATCGTCGGGAACGGCTACATCGCCCTGCTGCAGATGCTGGTCATCCCGCTGGTATTCGTCTCCCTGGTCAGCGCCTTTACTCGGCTCAAAGCCAAGACCAACTTGAAGAAGATGACCGCTAACGTTTTGGGAATCCTCCTGTCGACCACGGCAATCGCTTCTTTGCTGGGAATCATGAGCGTGATCATCTTTAACCTCCAGGGCGCCGGTTTTATCAAGGGGATGGCAGCCAACTCCACCGCCGTCGAAGCGATTAAGACCCACCAGGAAACACTCAAGGGGCTGACCCTGCCGCAGCAAATCACGAACCTGCTACCAACTAACATCTTCGCCGACTTTGCCGGGACCCGGTCATCCAGCACCATCGCCGTGGTAATCTTCTCCTTGATGGTCGGGATTGCCTACCTCTGGTTGCGTGACAACCAGGCTGAGGAAGCCCACGTCTTTGCCAAGGGCATTGCCGCTCTGCAAGGAATCGTCAGCCGCCTGGTCAAAATGGTCCTGGAACTCACCCCTTACGGTATCTTTGCCCTGATGGTCAAGGCCACCGCTACGAGCAGTTTTGCCTCCATCGCTAAGCTGGGGACCTTCATCGTCGCCGCCTACGTTGCCATCATCGCAATGTTCCTCGTTCATACCCTGATCCTGATGGCGAACCGGATTAACCCGGTTACCTATTACAAGAAGGCCTGGCCCGCACTGGTCTTTGCCTTCACCTCCCGGACCAGTGCCGGAACCCTGCCACTGAATGTCAAAATCCAACGTGATTCCCTCGGCGTTAGCAGCCCGGTTGCTAACTTTGCCGCCAGCTTTGGTCTGACAATTGGTCAAAACGGCTGTGCCGGTATCTACCCTTCAATGGTCGCGGCGATTATCGCTCCAACCGCGGGGATTAACGTTCTTTCCTGGCAGTTTATCCTGACCCTGATGGCAATTGACGTTATCGCCTCATTCGGGGTTGCCGGCGTCGGTGGTGGGGCCACCTTCACCACCCTGATGGTGCTGGGAACCTTAAACCTGCCCGTTGCAATCATGGGGGTCCTGATTGCCATTGACCCGATCATCGATATGGCCCGGACCGCCCTCAACGTTAACGATTCCATCCTTGCGGGGGTAGTCACCGCCAAGAACATGGATGAGCTCGATTACGATAAGCTGGGCAACCGCAAGAACATCGTTGCCAATGAACTTTAA
- a CDS encoding PPK2 family polyphosphate kinase yields MDTKQYRYRGNDFQIKQAPTFVQDSTAELKKIKKQIKKNLKHIREAQKKMYARRHYGILVVFQAMDAAGKDSMIAHIFSGVNPVGFKVANFKQPTAQELRHDYLWRINRELPLRGDIGVFNRSYYEDVLVSRVHPEIILNSNLPEIHSLADVNDHFFEKRYQDIREYEKYLTRNGYVVLKFFLHVSKEEQKRRFLARIDTPEKNWKFSAADIRERQYWDQYQAAYEKAINATATKDNPWYVIPADDKWYSRLIVSDILTKRIEKLPLAYPTLSPAEQAKLGAARQELLNEK; encoded by the coding sequence ATGGACACAAAACAGTACCGGTATCGGGGAAACGATTTTCAAATTAAGCAGGCACCGACCTTTGTTCAGGATTCGACTGCCGAGTTGAAGAAGATTAAAAAACAGATTAAGAAGAACCTCAAGCATATTCGGGAAGCACAAAAGAAGATGTACGCCCGTCGTCACTATGGCATCCTGGTCGTCTTTCAGGCGATGGACGCCGCGGGCAAGGATAGCATGATCGCTCATATCTTTTCCGGGGTCAACCCGGTCGGCTTCAAGGTCGCCAACTTTAAACAGCCAACTGCCCAAGAGCTGCGGCACGATTACCTCTGGCGGATCAACAGGGAACTACCGCTACGGGGGGATATTGGGGTCTTCAACCGCTCCTACTACGAGGATGTCCTGGTTTCCCGGGTCCATCCCGAAATCATCCTCAACAGTAACTTGCCGGAAATCCACTCGTTGGCGGATGTCAATGACCACTTCTTTGAGAAGCGTTACCAGGATATTCGGGAATACGAAAAGTACCTGACCCGGAATGGCTACGTAGTGCTGAAGTTCTTCCTCCACGTCTCCAAGGAGGAGCAAAAACGCCGCTTCCTCGCCCGGATCGATACTCCGGAAAAGAACTGGAAGTTTTCCGCTGCTGATATTCGGGAGCGGCAGTACTGGGATCAGTACCAGGCGGCTTATGAAAAGGCCATTAATGCCACCGCCACGAAGGATAACCCCTGGTACGTTATTCCCGCCGATGATAAGTGGTACTCCCGCTTGATTGTTTCCGATATTTTGACCAAGCGGATTGAAAAATTACCACTCGCCTACCCAACGTTAAGCCCGGCAGAACAGGCAAAACTGGGGGCCGCCCGCCAAGAATTGCTAAACGAAAAATAA
- the ltrA gene encoding group II intron reverse transcriptase/maturase, producing MRQSQKTEPQADRLSRIGLENRKYTRVRSTDYGEGKGMSVTIQDLVLTRNNLNQAYLRVKRNKGVAGIDGMTVFDLLQYLRENKVELITSLRDGSYKPSPVKRVEIPKPNGGVRKLGIPTVVDRMVQQAVAQVLTPIFEQIFSDNSFGLRPHRGAQDAIARVVDLYNQGYRRVVDLDLKAYFDNVNHDLMIKYLQQYIDDSWTLKLIRKFLTSGVLDHGIFAKSDKGTPQGGPLSPLLANIYLNELDKELTRRGHHFVRYADDCNIYVKSQRAGERVMRSITKFLEKRLKVKVNPDKTKVGSPLRLKFLGFSLGVDRNGAYARPAKQSQQRVKKTLKLLTKRNRGVSLTRMFEEIQQKMRGWLQYYLIGKLTGFTQRLDQWLRARIRQYIWKQWKKLKTKVTNLQRLGLSYRDAYVFASTRKGYWRTAHSKTLSYSLTNRKLEHLGLINLSKTLRSIQK from the coding sequence GTGCGACAATCGCAGAAAACAGAACCACAAGCTGACCGCTTGTCGAGGATAGGTTTGGAAAACCGAAAGTACACAAGGGTGCGTAGTACCGATTATGGTGAAGGTAAAGGTATGAGTGTCACTATCCAAGACTTAGTCTTAACCCGCAATAACCTTAATCAGGCTTATTTGCGGGTTAAGAGAAATAAAGGAGTAGCGGGCATTGATGGCATGACTGTCTTTGACCTTCTGCAGTACCTTAGAGAAAACAAGGTGGAATTAATCACTAGTCTGCGTGATGGTAGTTATAAACCGTCACCAGTCAAACGAGTGGAGATTCCGAAACCCAATGGTGGGGTAAGAAAGCTGGGAATACCTACAGTGGTGGACCGCATGGTCCAGCAAGCAGTGGCCCAGGTGCTTACGCCCATCTTTGAGCAGATTTTCTCGGATAATAGTTTTGGCTTACGCCCTCATCGTGGGGCTCAAGACGCAATCGCAAGGGTAGTTGATTTATATAATCAGGGATACCGACGAGTAGTCGATTTAGACCTAAAAGCCTATTTTGATAACGTCAACCATGATTTGATGATTAAATACCTCCAACAATATATTGATGATTCATGGACACTAAAACTTATCCGTAAGTTTTTAACTAGCGGAGTTTTAGACCATGGGATCTTCGCTAAGAGTGATAAAGGAACTCCGCAAGGAGGGCCGTTGTCACCATTACTGGCGAATATTTACCTAAATGAGTTGGACAAGGAGTTGACCAGACGTGGTCACCACTTTGTGCGCTATGCGGACGACTGTAACATCTATGTTAAAAGTCAACGGGCCGGAGAACGAGTAATGCGCAGTATTACTAAGTTTCTTGAAAAGCGATTGAAGGTAAAAGTAAACCCAGATAAGACTAAAGTTGGTAGCCCGTTACGATTAAAGTTTCTTGGCTTCTCGTTAGGTGTAGACCGAAATGGTGCCTATGCCCGACCAGCCAAACAATCGCAACAACGAGTAAAGAAAACGTTGAAGTTATTGACTAAGCGTAATCGCGGGGTATCTCTGACAAGAATGTTTGAGGAAATCCAGCAAAAAATGCGTGGGTGGCTTCAATATTACTTAATTGGTAAACTGACTGGCTTTACTCAACGACTTGACCAGTGGTTAAGAGCGCGAATAAGGCAATATATCTGGAAGCAATGGAAGAAGTTGAAAACTAAGGTTACTAACTTACAAAGGCTTGGATTGTCTTATCGTGATGCGTATGTCTTCGCTAGTACCCGCAAGGGCTACTGGCGAACTGCGCACAGTAAGACTTTGAGCTATTCTCTAACTAATAGAAAACTGGAGCACCTTGGACTAATAAATCTGTCCAAGACGCTCCGGTCAATTCAAAAGTGA
- a CDS encoding aldo/keto reductase, which translates to MYQANPNRYQKMIYKRVGKSGLKLSAIGLGFWHNFGSVDPYENQKVIVHQAFDLGITYYDLANNYGPVPGSAEENFGRIMATDMKPYRDEMIITSKAGYEMWDGPYGNWGSRKSIIASANQSLQRLQLDYVDIFYSHRPDPETPIEETAEALDQLVREGKTLYVGISNYNGAQTAAITKIFKDLHTPFIIHQPRYNMFDRHIEDDLLPVLKQEGKAAVCFSPLAQGLLTDRYLNGIPADSRAAKSTSPFLHEDQVEQTIGKVKQLNEIAASRHQTLAEMAVAWNLREPEIACVLVGASRPSQLVDDVKTLNKLSFTPAELAAIDRVLAEK; encoded by the coding sequence ATGTATCAAGCAAATCCAAACCGTTACCAAAAGATGATTTACAAGCGGGTCGGCAAGAGCGGCTTAAAGCTCTCCGCCATTGGCCTCGGCTTCTGGCACAATTTTGGCAGCGTCGATCCCTATGAAAACCAAAAGGTGATCGTCCACCAAGCCTTTGACCTGGGAATTACCTACTACGACCTGGCTAATAATTACGGCCCGGTTCCGGGGAGTGCCGAAGAAAACTTTGGCCGCATCATGGCAACCGACATGAAGCCCTACCGGGACGAAATGATTATTACCAGCAAGGCCGGCTATGAAATGTGGGACGGTCCTTACGGTAATTGGGGTTCCCGTAAGAGCATCATCGCCAGTGCCAACCAGAGCTTGCAGCGGCTCCAGCTCGACTACGTGGATATCTTCTATTCCCACCGGCCGGATCCGGAAACACCAATTGAAGAAACCGCTGAAGCCCTCGACCAGCTGGTTCGGGAGGGGAAGACGCTTTACGTTGGCATTTCCAACTACAATGGCGCGCAAACGGCCGCCATCACCAAGATTTTCAAGGACCTCCACACCCCATTTATCATCCACCAGCCCCGTTACAACATGTTCGACCGCCATATCGAGGACGACTTGTTGCCGGTGTTGAAGCAGGAAGGTAAGGCTGCGGTTTGCTTTAGCCCGCTCGCCCAGGGCCTGCTCACTGACCGTTATCTCAACGGCATTCCGGCCGACTCGCGGGCGGCCAAGTCTACTAGCCCATTCCTCCATGAGGACCAGGTAGAACAAACTATCGGCAAGGTTAAGCAGCTCAATGAAATTGCCGCCAGCCGCCACCAGACTCTCGCCGAGATGGCGGTTGCCTGGAACCTGCGGGAACCGGAAATCGCCTGCGTCCTCGTCGGTGCCAGTCGACCCAGCCAGCTCGTCGATGACGTTAAGACCCTCAATAAGCTGTCATTTACTCCCGCCGAATTAGCCGCAATTGACCGGGTCTTAGCAGAAAAGTGA
- a CDS encoding aldo/keto reductase yields the protein MKQINLGATSLKISAMGLGIMRMEAKSSEQAAAAIDTAYDHGINFIDSADIYGQGKSEEVFGQALQKAAVSREDLFIQSKVGIIVDPARSHGSFVFGSRYEFTKQHILEAVDGVLERMGTDYLDAVLLHRPDPLMDLAGIKEAFDILQASGKVRFFGVSNFNPQQFMMVQDSVTQRLMFNQLQFGLMHTGMVDFGINTNISNANGTDHDGGLLDFCRRQHVTIQAWSPFQYGNFEGTFIDNPDYPELNDQLAKLAAKYHVGKNAIAAAWVLKHPAQIQLIMGTMNPDHIADSAAGADVDLTNQEWYDLYLAAGHKLP from the coding sequence ATGAAACAAATCAACCTCGGCGCCACTAGCCTCAAGATTTCTGCCATGGGCCTCGGCATCATGCGGATGGAGGCCAAGAGTTCGGAACAGGCAGCTGCGGCGATTGACACCGCCTATGATCACGGAATCAACTTTATCGACTCGGCTGACATTTACGGTCAGGGCAAGTCGGAAGAAGTGTTTGGCCAGGCCCTGCAAAAGGCAGCGGTAAGCCGGGAAGACCTCTTCATCCAATCAAAAGTCGGGATTATCGTTGACCCCGCCCGCAGTCACGGCAGCTTTGTTTTTGGCAGCCGCTACGAATTTACCAAGCAACATATCCTGGAAGCGGTCGACGGCGTCTTAGAGCGAATGGGGACCGACTACCTCGATGCAGTCCTCCTCCACCGGCCCGACCCGCTGATGGACCTCGCTGGAATCAAGGAAGCCTTTGATATTCTCCAGGCCAGCGGTAAGGTTCGCTTCTTCGGGGTATCTAACTTCAACCCCCAGCAGTTTATGATGGTTCAGGACAGCGTCACCCAACGACTGATGTTCAACCAGCTCCAGTTTGGCCTGATGCACACTGGGATGGTTGACTTTGGTATCAACACCAACATCAGTAATGCCAACGGGACCGATCATGACGGCGGCCTGCTCGACTTCTGCCGGCGCCAGCACGTCACTATCCAGGCTTGGTCGCCATTCCAATACGGGAACTTCGAGGGGACCTTTATCGACAACCCGGACTATCCCGAACTAAATGACCAGCTGGCAAAGTTGGCGGCGAAGTACCATGTCGGCAAGAACGCGATTGCTGCCGCCTGGGTCCTCAAGCACCCGGCCCAGATTCAGCTAATCATGGGGACTATGAACCCTGATCACATTGCCGATAGTGCAGCGGGCGCCGACGTTGATTTGACCAACCAGGAATGGTACGACCTCTACCTGGCAGCTGGCCACAAACTACCATAG